Proteins from a genomic interval of Medicago truncatula cultivar Jemalong A17 chromosome 3, MtrunA17r5.0-ANR, whole genome shotgun sequence:
- the LOC11438272 gene encoding intracellular ribonuclease LX, giving the protein MSLNMIPIIIIFVGLLLASSSCSYSTPNNTSYYKTPTPTSPSLSHDSPSPYHFPLLKKGKKKPPPPPQPIVTPFEYLKIVQTWPTTFCKVNKCINPPPTTWFTIHGLWPSNYSDPQPRLCTKEKIDWSTFSSLVSMTDLRKYWPRLDTAVRNDDLFFWSEQWDNHGTCSSMHPPDFFNLAFKIYHKKELKTILQNEGIIPGGIKPETSQKIFDTIETGIGGFKPQIECLRVQNKDYLYQIKLCLDKTGDKYKDCPGPLIKCPMDVYFP; this is encoded by the exons ATGTCACTCAATATGATTCCAATTATCATCATATTTGTGGGTCTATTACTGGCTTCTTCTTCATGCTCTTATTCAACACCAAATAACACCAGCTATTATAAAACTCCAACTCCAACATCTCCTTCTCTATCTCATGATTCTCCATCACCTTATCATTTCCCACTTCttaaaaaagggaagaaaaaacctccaccaccaccacagcCAATTGTTACTCCATTTGAGTACCTCAAGATAGTTCAAACATGGCCAACAACATTCTGCAAGGTTAATAAATGCATCAATCCACCACCTACAACATGGTTTACTATTCACGGCTTGTGGCCGTCAAACTACAGCGATCCTCAGCCACGTTTGTGCACCAAGGAAAAGATAGATTGGTCCACT TTTTCTAGTTTGGTAAGCATGACAGATCTCCGTAAGTATTGGCCACGATTGGACACTGCTGTGAGAAACGATGATCTATTTTTCTGGTCAGAACAATGGGATAATCACGGTACTTGTTCGTCGATGCATCCACCGGACTTTTTTAATTTGGCTTTCAAAATTTACCATAAAAAAGAACTGAAAACTATCCTTCAGAACGAGGGTATTATACCTGGTGGTATAAAGCCTGAAACAAGCCAGAAAATATTTGATACCATAGAGACTGGTATTGGCGGTTTTAAACCACAAATTGAATGTCTAAGGGTGCAAAATAAGGATTATTTATATCAAATTAAACTTTGCTTAGATAAAACAGGTGACAAGTACAAAGATTGTCCTGGCCCTTTGATTAAATGTCCAATGGACGTGTACTTTCCATGA
- the LOC11419623 gene encoding intracellular ribonuclease LX, translating to MSLNMIPIIIIFVGLLLASSSCSYSTPNNTSYYKTLTPTSPSLSHDSPSPYYSPLLNKGKKKPPPTPPLPPPQPIVTPFEYLKIVQTWPTSFCKFKKCIIPPPTTWFTIHGVWPSNISDPQPRLCTKEKIDWSTFSSLVSMTDLRKYWPRLDTAVRNDDLFFWSEQWDNHGTCSSMHPPDFFNLAFKIYHKKELKTILQNEGIIPGGIKPETSQKIFDTIETGIGGFKPQIECLRVQNKDYLYQIKLCLDKTGDKYKDCPGPLIKCPMDVYFP from the exons ATGTCACTCAATATGATTCCAATTATCATCATATTTGTGGGTCTATTACTGGCTTCTTCTTCATGCTCTTATTCAACACCAAATAACACCAGCTATTATAAAACTCTAACTCCAACATCTCCTTCTCTATCTCATGATTCTCCATCACCTTATTATTCCCCACTTCTTAATAAAGGGAAGAAAAAACCTCCACCAACTCCTCCTTTACCACCACCACAGCCAATTGTTACTCCATTTGAGTACCTCAAGATAGTTCAAACATGGCCAACATCATTCTGCAAGTTTAAAAAATGCATCATTCCACCACCTACAACATGGTTTACTATTCACGGCGTGTGGCCGTCAAACATCAGCGATCCTCAGCCACGTTTGTGCACCAAGGAAAAGATAGATTGGTCCACT TTTTCTAGTTTGGTAAGCATGACAGATCTCCGTAAGTATTGGCCACGATTGGACACTGCTGTGAGAAACGATGATCTATTTTTCTGGTCAGAACAATGGGATAATCACGGTACTTGTTCGTCGATGCATCCACCGGACTTTTTTAATTTGGCTTTCAAAATTTACCATAAAAAAGAACTGAAAACTATCCTTCAGAACGAGGGTATTATACCTGGTGGTATAAAGCCTGAAACAAGCCAGAAAATATTTGATACCATAGAGACTGGTATTGGCGGTTTTAAACCACAAATTGAATGTCTAAGGGTGCAAAATAAGGATTATTTATATCAAATTAAACTTTGCTTAGATAAAACAGGTGACAAGTACAAAGATTGTCCTGGCCCTTTGATTAAATGTCCAATGGACGTGTACTTTCCATGA
- the LOC120579491 gene encoding F-box protein CPR1, which produces MEKYFTATGEKVRNYIHDELAFSILSKLPLKSLKRFRCVRKSWTLLFENHHFMSTFCKNLISNHHYYYGDVSLLLQIGDRDLLSLSSDRYENMVKLDWPNPFQEEDPWFCILDSGSITGILCLYNRNNRNNERTVFWNPATKEFKVIPPSPLEAVPTYQGFGTVLHGFGYDHARDDYKLIRYLYYFLPSSRDFEDLGISLQDVPWGDISNDSFWEIYSLRSNSWKKLDINMYLGDIRCSFSGFDCVKSQRLYLDGRCHWWHLIDHPDAKRALASFDLVNEVFFTTLIPLDPPLDVDDIFSVFSRPLYLVALSGSIALILWDFGTPTFDIYVLGEVGVKESWTKLFTIGPLACIQRPIGVGSKGVFFIKEDGEIVWFNWNSQMTEDLGIKENTLNFSHVLLYKENFLLMGG; this is translated from the coding sequence ATGGAAAAATATTTCACAGCGACAGGTGAAAAGGTTAGGAACTACATACATGATGAACTTGCATTTTCCATTCTATCAAAATTACCTCTGAAATCTTTAAAACGATTTAGATGTGTTCGTAAATCATGGACACTTTTATTTGAAAACCATCATTTTATGAGTACCTTCTGCAAAAATTTAATATCTAATCACCATTATTACTATGGTGATGTATCTCTACTTTTACAAATTGGTGATAGAGATTTGCTTTCACTTTCAAGTGATAGATATGAGAATATGGTGAAATTAGATTGGCCAAATCCTTTTCAAGAGGAGGATCCTTGGTTCTGTATTTTAGATTCTGGTAGTATTACCGGAATTCTTTGCCTCTACAACAGAAATAATAGAAATAATGAAAGAACTGTATTTTGGAACCCAGCTACTAAAGAATTCAAAGTTATTCCTCCAAGCCCCCTCGAGGCTGTTCCAACTTATCAAGGGTTTGGTACTGTTCTTCATGGGTTTGGCTATGACCATGCTAGAGATGATTATAAGTTGAttagatatttatattattttttaccaagTTCCCGAGATTTTGAAGATTTGGGCATATCATTACAAGACGTGCCGTGGGGAGATATATCAAATGATTCCTTTTGGGAGATATATAGTCTTAGAAGTAATTCTTGGAAAAAACTTGATATCAATATGTACTTGGGTGATATACGTTGTTCTTTTTCTGGGTTTGATTGTGTTAAAAGTCAGCGGTTGTACTTGGATGGAAGATGTCATTGGTGGCATTTAATTGACCATCCTGATGCTAAAAGAGCATTGGCGTCGTTTGACTTGGTCAATGAGGTGTTCTTTACAACACTCATACCCTTAGACCCGCCTTTAGATGTAGATGATATATTTAGCGTTTTTTCAAGGCCCTTATACTTGGTTGCGTTAAGTGGTTCCATTGCATTGATCTTATGGGATTTCGGTACACCTACGTTTGACATATATGTTTTAGGTGAAGTTGGTGTGAAAGAATCATGGACTAAGCTTTTTACCATTGGCCCATTGGCTTGCATTCAGCGTCCTATCGGAGTAGGAAGCAAGggtgtattttttataaaagaagatGGTGAAATAGTTTGGTTTAATTGGAATAGCCAGATGACTGAAGACCTTGGGATTAAAGAAAATACATTAAATTTTAGTCATGTattactttataaagaaaattttCTTCTTATGGGAGGATAA
- the LOC11440786 gene encoding F-box protein SKIP23, with protein sequence MEADWSQLPRELLQLISQKLDNSELYLLRFRSVCSTWCSSVPNYRCNNHSFLKQIPQFPNEIKPPTTSNRPAPTSNYVRCLSKQNIFLIKPPNQQTPLRPWLIRIGPDLDGITCLWHPFHLYQKYPLRFAHDLIDFNQLPVLHLGHMFYIHGPDSDQTTRLHYGKVVVATSDVGQPLALLTYDSSLVPKIFRCGDNSWTSIPTMSRSLWGDICLFKGRPCVADKDGRTLMIGPDSTVHLLANPVFGGNVKHLVESECELLLVDCHGIDTSNADKDIRFDVFRLDENEKKWVKLANIGDIVLFVGGDCSFSAKASDLQVRSGNSVVYNISADFSNLDKIQSGMRIFRLDQGRVSKLSGYHNYIRLFWPPPEWIVRLHSHPEY encoded by the exons ATGGAAGCAGATTGGTCTCAGCTTCCGAGAGAACTTCTGCAACTAATATCACAAAAACTCGACAACAGTGAACTCTATCTTCTTCGCTTTCGTTCCGTCTGTTCCACTTGGTGCTCTTCCGTCCCAAACTACCGTTGCAACAACCATTCATTCTTGAAACAGATTCCACAATTCCCTAACGAAATCAAACCACCCACAACATCAAACCGACCCGCTCCTACTAGCAATTACGTTCGCTGCCTctccaaacaaaatatttttctcatcaAACCACCAAACCAACAAACTCCTCTTCGCCCTTGGTTGATTAGAATTGGTCCTGATTTAGACGGCATAACCTGCCTCTGGCATCCGTTCCACCTTTACCAAAAATATCCTTTACGTTTTGCACATGATCTCATCGATTTCAACCAACtccctgttctccatctgggaCACATGTTCTACATTCACGGCCCCGACTCAGATCAGACTACGCGTCTCCATTATGGAAAGGTCGTTGTTGCAACAAGTGATGTGGGACAGCCTCTTGCTCTTCTCACATACGACAGCTCTCTGGTACCAAAGATCTTCCGATGTGGGGACAATTCTTGGACGAGTATCCCCACCATGTCAAGGTCCTTGTGGGGAGACATCTGCCTATTCAAAGGCAGGCCTTGCGTGGCAGACAAAGATGGCCGCACTTTGATGATTGGACCGGATTCCACCGTTCACTTGCTGGCCAATCCGGTGTTTGGTGGCAATGTTAAACACTTGGTGGAGAGTGAATGTGAGTTGTTGCTTGTGGATTGCCATGGAATTGATACTTCTAATGCTGATAAGGATATAAGGTTTGATGTATTCAGGCTTGATGAGAACGAGAAGAAGTGGGTCAAGTTGGCAAATATTGGAGACATTGTTCTTTTTGTGGGGGGAGACTGTTCGTTCTCTGCTAAAGCTTCAGATTTGCAGGTTCGAAGTGGGAATTCTGTGGTCTACAATATATCTGCTGACTTCAGCAATCTTGATAAAATACAATCTGGAATGCGTATTTTTCGCTTGGATCAAGGTCGGGTCTCCAAGTTGTCTGGTTATCACAATTACATCAGGTTATTTTGGCCACCTCCAGAGTGGATCGTCAGGCTGCATTCACATCCAGA GTATTGA
- the LOC112419917 gene encoding F-box protein SKIP23 translates to MEERYSYRITKRIAQFHFHHRWYLRFGTIHFLPRSSLSELSTHRKRELTRSPSPSMADWSRLPNELLQLISEKLNFSEIYIIRFRSVCSSWRSSIPNYPHNHSPLKLPIFPYSKEIYRPSQTILYKHNIFLIKPPITPHHHQQQTHTSCLIRIGPNLNGKTQLWHPLSIHQPPFNFPYHVLDFNQLPVFDLGEELYIHDTDLLQNNRYIHLEKVVVVATCQGRQSLAFRTDNCSAGVPFGVPMVLGCGADGWTRIPTMSTSLLGDMCIFKGRPCVADNNGHTVMIGPDSSVHLLANAVFGGYIKFLVKSEHELLLVDCNGIDAGDDDVSIDVFRLDEKEKKWVKLTNLGDRVLFLGEDCSFSASASELCVANGNCVIYSRDYASHGLYSMESGMLDSMESGMRIFHLDQGRVSPLSGYPDYFKLFWSPSDWIVGLQK, encoded by the exons ATGGAAGAACGTTACAGTTACAGAATCACCAAACGAATAGCGCAATTCCATTTCCACCACCGTTGGTATCTCCGTTTCGGAACAATCCATTTTCTTCCTCGATCATCACTCTCAG AACTGAGTACACACAGAAAGAGAGAGCTGACAAGATCGCCATCGCCATCCATGGCAGATTGGTCTCGCCTTCCAAACGAACTTCTTCAATTAATTTCTGAAAAACTCAATTTCAGTGAAATCTACATTATTCGCTTTCGTTCGGTTTGTTCTTCATGGCGATCTTCCATTCCCAACTACCCTCACAACCATTCACCCTTGAAGCTTCCGATATTCCCCTACTCTAAAGAAATCTATCGTCCATCCCAAACTATCCTCTATAAACACAACATCTTTCTCATCAAACCACCCATAACCCctcaccatcaccaacaacaaacTCATACCTCCTGTTTGATCAGAATCGGTCCAAATTTAAACGGTAAAACCCAACTCTGGCATCCCCTCTCAATTCACCAACCACCTTTCAATTTCCCTTACCATGTGCTTGACTTCAACCAACTCCCCGTGTTCGATCTTGGAGAAGAGTTATACATCCACGACACTGACTTGCTTCAAAATAATCGGTATATCCATTTGGaaaaggttgttgttgttgcgacGTGTCAGGGAAGGCAATCTCTTGCTTTCCGCACAGACAACTGCTCTGCTGGGGTGCCGTTTGGGGTGCCGATGGTGCTCGGTTGTGGGGCCGATGGTTGGACGAGGATTCCCACCATGTCAACATCTTTGTTGGGAGACATGTGCATTTTTAAAGGGCGGCCTTGTGTGGCAGACAACAATGGGCACACTGTGATGATTGGACCAGATTCCAGCGTCCACTTGCTGGCCAACGCGGTGTTTGGTGGCTACATTAAATTCTTGGTGAAGAGTGAACATGAGTTGTTGCTGGTGGATTGCAATGGAATTGATGCCGGTGACgatgatgtaagtattgatgtATTCAGGCTTgatgagaaggagaagaagtggGTCAAGTTGACCAATTTAGGGGATAGGGTTTTGTTTTTGGGGGAAGACTGTTCGTTCTCTGCATCTGCTTCAGAGTTGTGTGTTGCAAATGGGAATTGTGTCATCTATAGTAGGGATTATGCTTCCCACGGGCTTTATTCCATGGAGTCCGGAATGCTTGATTCCATGGAGTCTGGAATGCGTATTTTTCACTTGGATCAAGGTCGGGTTTCACCTTTGTCTGGTTATCCTGATTACTTCAAGTTATTCTGGTCACCTTCGGACTGGATCGTTGGGCTGCAGAAATAA